A single genomic interval of Xyrauchen texanus isolate HMW12.3.18 chromosome 8, RBS_HiC_50CHRs, whole genome shotgun sequence harbors:
- the LOC127648150 gene encoding uncharacterized protein LOC127648150: MKEKYGIKRKCAGQTYSEGLSQQQEIVLDLEVMGEDETSFQEHINAITLELCKSNPSYSEVKNRMKRTLFKRVQIMDRPAAEVMEQFPFLGVPQLMLHEMTMRFGTDLAKNMETSLNEMAPNIIRSAKEGSQKNLYANLIGPAEETTEGLVRNAALILLPALFKENATFLYCVDSEPKGPTPTIVFNGSPDPSRLKVSAL, translated from the exons ATGAAGGAGAAGTATGGGATCAAAAGGAAGTGTGCTGGACAAACATATTCTGAGGGACTTAGTCAACAACAAGAG ATTGTGTTGGACCTGGAAGTAATGGGTGAGGATGAGACAAGTTTCCAGGAACACATTAATGCCATCACCCTGGAGTTGTGTAAAAGCAACCCCAGTTACTCTGAGGTCAAGAACCGGATGAAGCGCACTCTTTTCAAAAGAGTACAGATTATGGACAGGCCTGCAGCTGAAGTAATGGAGCAGTTTCCTTTTCTTGGGGTGCCACAGCTt ATGCTGCATGAAATGACAATGAGGTTTGGAACAGACTTGGCGAAGAACATGGAAACATCTCTAAATGAAATGGCCCCAAACATCATCAGGAGTGCAAAAGAAGGAAGTCAAAAAAACCTCTACGCAAATCTCATTGGACCAGCAGAGGAAACCACAGAGG GTCTCGTTAGGAATGCTGCACTCATTTTATTGCCAGCACTATTTAAAGAAAATGCCACTTTCCTCTACTGTGTGGATAGT GAACCCAAAGGTCCTACACCCACCATTGTGTTTAACGGCTCTCCTGATCCCTCAAGGCTGAAAGTGTCAGCATTATAA
- the LOC127648450 gene encoding sterile alpha motif domain-containing protein 3-like — translation MVDKWSVDDTCHWLQTINLIDAKESFREQQIDGETLLGLTERMVERLFPIMKHQVTFMKELNKLKNLETEVPQISCTPQEPCENEGSFVAQPWPALYNLPVFPPELQAALQRKDPGFKKKDKSHIRALLIQVLFDSITKHTWYPNHKMYGDVLGSLITCFPFLKDGSSSGYV, via the exons ATGGTTGATAAATGGTCAGTAGATGACACGTGCCACTGGCTTCAAACTATAAACCTCATTGATGCAAAAGAAAGTTTCAGAG agcAGCAAATTGATGGGGAGACTCTGCTGGGTCTCACAGAAAGGATGGTGGAAAGACTTTTTCCTATAATGAAACATCAGGTGACATTTATGAAGGAGCTTAATAAGTTAAAAAA CCTGGAAACTGAAGTGCCTCAAATATCTTGTACTCC ACAAGAACCCTGTGAGAATGAGGGCTCATTTGTTGCCCAACCTTGGCCAGCATTATACAACCTGCCTGTCTTTCCCCCTGAATTGCAAGCAGCTTTGCAGAGGAAGGATCCCGGCTTTAAGAAGAAGGACAAGTCTCACATCCGTGCATTACTGATTCAAGTGTTGTTTGACAGCATCACTAAGCACACCTG GTACCCAAATCATAAAATGTATGGAGATGTTCTGGGGAGTTTGATCACCTGCTTTCCATTTTTGAAGGATGGCAGCTCCTCTGGTTATGTATGA